In Crinalium epipsammum PCC 9333, the following are encoded in one genomic region:
- a CDS encoding non-ribosomal peptide synthetase — MSSLINRIAELSPEKRALLLQRLNQKTENINPIKITRQSRNSNCFPLSFAQQRLWFFDQLDPGNPTYNICSVGRVTGKLNAIALEQSLNEIIRRHEILRTNFKLVDGKPAQIIAPSLKLTIPVIDLREIPESRREEEVQLFVNREAERPFNLQEGSLLRVSLLHLNESEYLLVFCMHHIISDGWSAGILIQELATLYTAFAHQEVSSNVSTPLPELNIQYADFAVWQRQWLQGKELENQLEYWTKQLGGDLPILNLPSDRARPAVQTFQGAVEKFVLPPKLTQALTELSQRQGATLFMALLAAFNILLYRYTGQEDILVGTPIANRQRQEIEKLIGLFTNTLVMRTDLSGTPTFKDLLVRVRETALGAYQHQDLPFEKLVEVLHPHRNLSHNPIFQVLFGLRNIAMPTLELPEVTLTPEELERKTSRFDLSLDLWEEADGISGVFEYSTDLFEVSTIQRMAGHFQTLLESIVANPDCPIATLPLLTATEQQQILVDWNNTQTNYSENQCLHQLIEQQAKKSPEKIAVVFADQEITYKELNQRANQLAHYLKKLGVKPEIPVGICVERSFDMVIGLLGILKAGGAYVPLDPAYANERLQFMLEDAQVQVLLTQKPLDIKTDGLETVYLDADWDKISQESVDNPVNEVTPDNLAYIIYTSGSTGKPKGVQVKHHSVVHLFVSTRPIFNFEETDVWTVFHSYAFDFSVWEIWGALVNGSKLVIVPQKLTNSPAELYKLLCQEQVTVLNQTPSAIRQLIPYQNSGENCNLRIICCGGEALPADLASELLQWNIPLWNFYGPTEATVWAAINEVQFVESKEGAISIGRPLPNTQLYILDANLQPVPVGVLGELHIGGAGLSRGYLNRPELTAEKFISNPFLTSPLQGEGNITPPSLLGKWAGGLGSYLYKTGDLARYLPDGTIEFFGRIDHQVKIRGFRIELGEIEAVLSQHPEVKQVVVIAREDNPGDKRIVAYIIPNVETLHTNSLRGFLKEKLPEYMIPSAFVLLEAIPVNTNGKIDRRALPAPDTSRHNLDSNFVAPRNPTEEIIADIWMQVLGIQQVSIDDNFFDLGGHSLLATQVISRLREAFGVELPLRYLFESPTIAGLGDAVKGGGRSQRILNNNAQKHQIPPIKRISRQSKLPLSFAQERLWFLDQLTPGDPAYNIPSAVRLQGVLNIAALEQSLNEIIKRHEVLRTSFNVVQEEPVQIIAETLTVSLPVVNLQNLPATEQEQKLQQLATAEAQRPFDLTQAPLLRVTLIGLGETEYAVLFTMHHIISDRWSIGVLVQELAVLYTSFSAGKPSPLTELPIQYADFAVWQRNWLETITKNGRSPLQEQLDYWKQQLGSKLPVLKFPEQLPTKPLPTFQAATHSFTLSADLTAKLNTLSRQENATLFMTLLAALNTLLHRYTGADDIAIATDVANRNRAEIEPLIGFFINILILRSDLSSNPTFRELLQQVREKSLGAYAHQDLPFNKLVLLQPERKSSQAPLFQVLFVLQNTPMPALDLPGITLTPLEVGNETAKFDLVLFAEETETGIIGTWKYNTDLFECSTISRLSQYFETLLASISAQPDAKINTLEIITESEKMTQLQEQQQRQEANRKKFKSVKPKVVTLPQEELIKTAYFYSEEKLPLVITPNAAEIDLIDWAKNNRLFIEGELLKQGAILFRGFNTNSVTDFENFAQAICSELFAEYGDLPREELGGKVYGSTPYPADKAILFHNESSHMHKWPMKIWFYCVQPAQERGETPIVDCRKIYQLLDHKIRDKFAEKGLMYVRNYTNGLDVSWQDFFHTHDKSAVENFCNQNGIELEWKADGGLKTKEIRQAIAKHPKTGEWLFFNQIELHHIAYLDASVRESLLSLFSEENLPRNVYYGDGSPIEQSVIDEVTAIYEQAKVEFPWQQGDVLMLDNMLTAHGRNSFVGARKIVVAMGEIVNSKDVLGEE, encoded by the coding sequence TTCCTTTATCTTTTGCTCAACAAAGGTTGTGGTTTTTTGACCAATTAGATCCTGGTAACCCAACATATAATATTTGTTCAGTGGGTCGTGTCACTGGAAAATTGAATGCGATCGCCCTCGAACAAAGCCTCAACGAAATTATCAGACGGCACGAAATATTACGCACAAATTTTAAATTAGTCGATGGGAAACCTGCACAAATTATTGCTCCTAGCCTGAAATTAACTATTCCCGTAATTGATTTAAGGGAAATACCTGAAAGTCGCCGTGAGGAGGAAGTACAGTTATTCGTTAATCGAGAAGCAGAACGCCCCTTCAATTTGCAGGAAGGGTCTTTATTGCGAGTCAGCTTACTACATCTAAATGAATCAGAATATTTATTAGTATTCTGTATGCACCACATCATCTCTGATGGCTGGTCTGCGGGGATACTTATTCAAGAATTAGCAACGTTATATACTGCATTTGCTCATCAAGAAGTTTCATCTAACGTCTCTACGCCCCTACCTGAATTAAATATCCAATACGCTGATTTTGCCGTTTGGCAGCGCCAGTGGTTACAAGGAAAAGAATTAGAAAATCAACTAGAATACTGGACAAAGCAACTGGGTGGCGACCTTCCTATTTTAAATTTACCGAGCGATCGCGCACGTCCAGCAGTGCAAACTTTCCAAGGTGCGGTAGAAAAGTTTGTTCTACCCCCAAAACTCACTCAAGCACTAACAGAATTAAGTCAGCGACAGGGTGCAACTTTATTTATGGCACTGCTGGCAGCTTTTAATATTTTGCTTTACCGCTACACAGGGCAAGAAGATATTTTAGTCGGTACTCCCATTGCTAACCGTCAGCGCCAAGAAATCGAAAAATTAATTGGATTATTTACTAACACATTGGTAATGCGTACCGATTTATCTGGTACACCCACATTTAAAGACTTATTAGTGCGAGTCCGAGAAACAGCTTTAGGCGCATACCAACATCAAGATTTACCCTTTGAAAAGCTAGTTGAAGTTCTGCATCCACATCGGAACCTCAGCCATAACCCAATCTTTCAGGTATTGTTTGGTCTGCGTAACATCGCAATGCCAACTTTAGAACTACCCGAAGTTACTCTCACGCCTGAAGAATTAGAACGCAAAACATCGCGGTTTGATTTATCACTAGACTTGTGGGAAGAAGCTGACGGCATTAGCGGTGTATTTGAATACAGCACAGATTTGTTTGAGGTCAGCACAATACAGCGCATGGCAGGACATTTTCAAACATTGCTAGAAAGCATTGTTGCTAATCCCGATTGCCCTATTGCTACATTACCGTTACTGACAGCTACAGAACAGCAACAAATATTAGTAGATTGGAATAACACGCAAACAAATTATTCCGAAAATCAATGCTTACATCAGTTAATTGAACAGCAAGCAAAAAAATCCCCTGAAAAGATTGCTGTAGTATTTGCTGACCAAGAAATTACATATAAAGAACTAAATCAACGCGCTAACCAACTGGCACATTACCTGAAAAAGTTAGGCGTAAAACCAGAAATACCTGTAGGTATTTGTGTAGAGCGTTCCTTCGATATGGTAATCGGATTGCTCGGCATTCTCAAAGCAGGTGGCGCTTATGTACCTCTCGATCCAGCTTATGCCAATGAGCGTTTGCAATTCATGCTGGAGGATGCACAGGTTCAGGTATTGCTTACCCAGAAACCTTTAGATATAAAGACGGATGGGTTGGAAACAGTTTATTTAGATGCAGACTGGGACAAAATTTCCCAAGAAAGTGTAGACAATCCTGTTAACGAAGTAACGCCCGATAACCTCGCTTATATCATCTATACATCTGGTTCTACAGGTAAACCCAAAGGTGTTCAAGTTAAACATCACAGCGTGGTGCATCTGTTTGTTAGTACTCGCCCGATATTTAACTTTGAGGAAACTGATGTTTGGACAGTTTTCCATTCCTATGCTTTCGATTTCTCGGTCTGGGAAATTTGGGGTGCTTTAGTTAATGGCAGCAAACTTGTCATCGTTCCCCAAAAGTTAACTAACTCGCCAGCAGAACTTTACAAGTTATTGTGCCAAGAACAGGTTACAGTTCTCAATCAAACTCCTTCGGCTATCCGCCAACTAATTCCTTACCAAAATAGTGGGGAAAATTGCAATTTGCGAATAATTTGTTGCGGTGGCGAAGCTTTACCCGCAGACTTAGCTAGCGAGTTACTGCAATGGAACATTCCCCTGTGGAATTTTTATGGCCCTACAGAAGCAACAGTATGGGCAGCAATTAATGAAGTTCAATTTGTAGAGTCAAAAGAAGGTGCAATTTCTATTGGTCGCCCTTTACCCAATACTCAGCTTTATATTCTTGATGCCAATTTACAACCCGTCCCTGTAGGCGTACTTGGAGAATTGCATATTGGCGGTGCTGGTTTGTCTAGAGGTTATCTCAATCGACCAGAATTAACGGCAGAAAAATTTATTAGTAATCCATTTTTGACCTCTCCCCTGCAAGGAGAGGGGAATATAACTCCCCCTTCCCTTCTAGGGAAGTGGGCTGGGGGGTTAGGTTCCTACTTATACAAAACTGGTGATTTAGCCCGATACCTTCCAGACGGAACAATTGAATTTTTTGGACGCATCGACCATCAAGTAAAAATTCGCGGTTTCCGCATCGAACTAGGTGAAATTGAAGCGGTACTCAGTCAACACCCAGAAGTTAAACAAGTAGTTGTGATTGCGAGAGAGGACAACCCAGGTGATAAGCGCATTGTTGCTTACATTATCCCCAATGTAGAGACGTTGCATACAAATTCTCTACGTGGATTCCTCAAGGAAAAATTACCGGAATATATGATTCCTTCAGCCTTTGTGCTGCTCGAAGCAATTCCTGTAAATACTAATGGTAAAATTGACCGCCGCGCCCTACCCGCACCCGATACCTCTAGACACAATTTAGACAGTAATTTTGTTGCTCCTCGCAATCCTACTGAAGAGATAATTGCTGACATCTGGATGCAAGTGCTAGGAATCCAGCAAGTAAGCATTGATGATAACTTCTTTGATTTGGGCGGACATTCTCTCCTCGCAACTCAGGTTATTTCTCGCCTGCGGGAAGCTTTTGGTGTGGAATTACCTTTACGCTACTTGTTCGAGTCGCCTACTATAGCTGGTTTAGGCGATGCCGTAAAAGGCGGCGGGCGTAGCCAACGCATTCTCAATAACAACGCTCAAAAACATCAAATTCCGCCCATTAAGCGCATTTCCCGCCAAAGTAAATTACCTCTATCATTTGCCCAAGAACGTTTATGGTTCTTAGATCAATTAACACCTGGCGACCCTGCTTATAACATTCCGTCTGCTGTACGCCTTCAAGGGGTGTTGAATATAGCAGCATTGGAACAAAGCCTCAACGAGATTATCAAACGCCACGAAGTTTTAAGAACCAGTTTTAATGTTGTTCAAGAAGAACCAGTTCAAATTATTGCTGAAACATTAACTGTCAGCTTACCCGTAGTAAATTTACAAAATTTACCTGCAACTGAACAAGAACAAAAGCTTCAGCAATTAGCAACAGCAGAAGCACAACGTCCTTTTGATTTAACTCAAGCACCTTTGCTGCGAGTAACCTTAATTGGGTTAGGCGAAACAGAATATGCAGTGCTATTTACTATGCACCATATTATTAGCGATCGCTGGTCAATAGGTGTATTAGTTCAAGAATTAGCAGTACTCTATACCTCTTTTTCTGCTGGTAAACCTTCACCTTTAACAGAATTACCGATCCAATACGCTGATTTTGCTGTTTGGCAGCGAAATTGGCTGGAAACTATCACAAAAAATGGTCGTTCTCCCCTACAAGAACAATTGGATTATTGGAAACAACAATTAGGCAGTAAATTACCTGTTCTCAAATTCCCTGAACAACTGCCAACAAAACCTCTTCCTACATTCCAAGCTGCTACTCACTCTTTCACTTTATCTGCTGACTTAACAGCCAAACTCAATACTTTAAGCCGCCAGGAAAATGCCACCTTATTTATGACCTTGTTGGCAGCTTTAAACACGCTGTTACACCGCTATACTGGCGCAGATGACATTGCGATCGCTACTGATGTTGCTAATCGGAATCGCGCAGAAATTGAACCATTAATTGGCTTTTTTATCAACATTTTAATATTACGCAGCGACTTAAGTAGCAATCCTACCTTTAGAGAGTTACTACAACAAGTACGCGAGAAATCATTGGGAGCCTATGCACATCAAGATTTACCCTTCAATAAGCTAGTATTGCTACAGCCTGAACGAAAATCGAGCCAAGCGCCGCTATTTCAGGTGTTATTTGTATTGCAAAATACACCGATGCCCGCTTTAGATCTTCCAGGCATAACGTTAACTCCCCTAGAAGTCGGTAACGAAACAGCTAAGTTTGATTTAGTTTTATTTGCTGAAGAAACAGAAACGGGAATCATCGGCACTTGGAAATACAACACAGACTTATTTGAGTGCAGCACAATTTCTCGTCTGTCCCAATATTTTGAAACTTTGTTAGCCAGCATTTCTGCTCAACCTGATGCCAAAATCAATACCTTAGAAATTATTACGGAATCAGAAAAAATGACACAACTACAAGAACAACAACAGCGACAAGAAGCCAATCGTAAAAAATTTAAATCTGTTAAACCCAAAGTTGTCACTTTACCGCAGGAAGAATTAATTAAAACAGCATATTTTTATTCCGAAGAAAAACTACCTTTAGTTATTACACCAAATGCAGCAGAGATTGATTTAATAGATTGGGCAAAAAACAATCGTCTATTTATTGAGGGAGAATTATTAAAGCAGGGTGCAATTTTATTTCGAGGATTTAACACCAATTCAGTTACAGATTTTGAAAACTTTGCTCAAGCTATTTGCTCAGAATTATTCGCTGAATATGGCGACTTACCCCGCGAAGAATTAGGTGGTAAAGTTTACGGTTCTACTCCTTATCCAGCAGATAAAGCAATTTTATTTCATAATGAAAGCTCACATATGCACAAATGGCCAATGAAAATTTGGTTTTACTGTGTACAACCAGCGCAGGAACGGGGAGAAACGCCAATAGTTGATTGCCGCAAGATTTATCAACTACTCGACCATAAAATTAGAGATAAATTTGCCGAAAAAGGCTTAATGTATGTTCGGAATTACACTAACGGATTAGATGTAAGTTGGCAAGATTTCTTTCATACCCATGATAAATCAGCAGTTGAAAACTTTTGTAATCAGAACGGTATTGAATTGGAATGGAAAGCCGATGGCGGTTTAAAAACAAAAGAAATTCGGCAAGCGATCGCTAAACATCCCAAAACAGGCGAATGGCTATTTTTTAATCAGATTGAATTACATCACATTGCTTATTTAGACGCATCAGTGCGTGAATCTCTCCTATCTTTATTTAGTGAAGAAAATTTGCCTCGTAATGTTTATTACGGTGATGGTTCTCCGATTGAGCAATCAGTTATTGATGAAGTAACTGCGATTTATGAACAAGCTAAGGTTGAGTTTCCTTGGCAGCAAGGGGATGTTTTGATGTTAGATAATATGTTGACTGCACATGGAAGAAATTCTTTTGTGGGTGCGCGGAAGATTGTTGTAGCTATGGGTGAAATTGTTAATAGTAAGGATGTCTTGGGTGAGGAATGA
- a CDS encoding non-ribosomal peptide synthetase family protein, with product MQVQERVINGFRISPQQKRVWSLQQDSLAYCVQACILLEGNLKKDILKSALEQVISRQDILRTDFLKPTGFKTPVQVINEKKSLSWQEVDLSDAAKGCWQSHRDSQAQFNQVESLLMEARLISSNFEQGLVLHSSLINLSANQHILLVNLPALCADSYTIKILVQEISQCYKACCQGIELPDEEIVQYLQFSEWQNELLEDADAELGQKYWAKYNLSALLELSLPFENKLLADSHKFQVGSYEFKIDSSLIRQIEAIAQKYDLSIANFLLTCWQVLLWRFTDQSNLVIGMAANGRKYEELATVIGLLTKYLPLSANLEESLSFRQVLQEISKSVQEVEEWQEYFSWQILAESQNINPDSVYLPFSFEFQAETAKYSADNITFSIYKQFACTDRFKVRLSCIQQEDSLAAAFDYDANLYSVEDIKRLAEHFQTLLESAIANPESEISKLGVLSDRHFHQLLLEFNNVETLHPTSLQQRTDKCFHQLFAEQVQRRPDSIAVVFEDQKLTYAELNARANQLAHYLQKLGVKPEVLVGICVERSLEVIVGLLGILKAGGAYLPLDPALPAENINLRLEDAQTSILLTQQELFVETFHTTSVQESSIQVIYLDQDWDTIATESTENPQNDVKCENLAYVIYTSGSTGKPKGVAIEHQQLLNYLNGILERLHLPPGESFASVSTIAADLGNTAIFPALCTGGCLHIVAKERASDPEALATYFNHHPIDCLKIVPSHLETLLTSSQFKSILPRQKLILGGEAVPWKLIEKIQQLAPECTIINHYGPTEATVGVLTYTVDKDSDNRQSATVPLGRPIANTQIYLLDKHLQPVPIGVKGELYIGGTTVARGYLNRPELTREKFIPNLFNHSETSPLKKGGWGDRLYKTGDLARYLPDSNIEFLGRADNQVKVRGYRIELEEIAAVLSQYPDVSQAIVIQREDIPGDQRLVAYIVTNVETLYTTSLQNSTSSLRDFLKAKLPDYMIPSAFVVLKSLPLTANGKIDRQALPAPAPSEKQAFVSPRTPIEEVLARIWAELLGLQRVSVEDNFFELGGHSLLMTQLVVRVRDTFEIDLPLSVVFETPTIAGLAASIDSTIATGNVRVIASQLDLNAEAVLDSAIRAATTFTWSTTEPTAIFLTGATGFLGTFLLQELLTQTQADIYCLVRANSDDSAKNKIQSSLESYELWQESFSSRIIPVLGELSKPLLGLSPEQFQSLANQIDIIYHNGALVNFVYPYSALKPANVLGTQEILRLASQSKLKPVHFVSTTNAISPAKGFGVKIIRENDSINPDEVMETGYAKSKWVAEKLINIARDRGIPVCIYRPGRIVWHSETGVGNKSDNTFRMLKGCIQMGSVPQRDAMVNLIPVDFVSKAIAHLSRQKESLGKAFHIVNPNPAPFKDIVNWVRSYGYPLREVSDEQWREELHSIVGKSPDNPLYPLVPFWSKPPEANTSSPLLKFDCQNTLNGLVETNINCPPVSVQLLTKFLSYLIKKGVLSSPRSNQN from the coding sequence ATGCAAGTCCAAGAAAGAGTAATTAACGGTTTTCGTATTTCCCCTCAACAAAAGCGGGTTTGGTCTTTACAACAAGATAGTCTGGCGTACTGTGTTCAAGCTTGTATTTTGTTAGAAGGTAATTTAAAAAAAGATATCCTTAAATCAGCTTTAGAACAAGTTATCAGCCGTCAGGATATCCTCCGTACTGATTTTTTAAAACCTACAGGATTTAAAACACCTGTACAGGTTATCAATGAAAAAAAATCACTATCTTGGCAAGAAGTTGATTTAAGCGATGCCGCCAAAGGATGCTGGCAAAGCCATCGCGACTCGCAAGCACAATTCAATCAAGTTGAATCTTTGCTTATGGAAGCAAGGTTAATATCCAGTAACTTTGAACAAGGTTTAGTATTACATTCTTCATTAATTAATCTCTCAGCTAACCAGCATATTCTGTTAGTTAATTTACCTGCTCTTTGTGCTGATAGCTATACGATTAAAATTTTAGTTCAGGAAATTAGTCAGTGTTATAAAGCTTGTTGCCAAGGGATAGAACTACCCGATGAAGAAATAGTACAATATTTACAATTTTCTGAATGGCAGAATGAATTATTAGAAGATGCAGACGCAGAATTAGGTCAAAAATATTGGGCAAAATATAATTTGTCTGCATTACTAGAATTAAGCTTGCCTTTTGAAAATAAATTGCTGGCAGATTCTCATAAGTTCCAGGTTGGTTCTTATGAGTTCAAGATTGATTCTAGCTTGATCAGACAAATAGAAGCGATCGCACAAAAATACGATTTATCAATTGCTAATTTTTTACTCACTTGCTGGCAAGTTTTATTGTGGAGATTCACTGATCAATCTAACCTGGTTATCGGTATGGCTGCGAATGGTCGCAAATATGAAGAATTAGCAACAGTAATTGGACTACTAACTAAATATTTACCCCTGTCTGCGAATTTAGAAGAAAGTTTATCATTCAGACAGGTATTGCAAGAAATTAGTAAATCAGTACAAGAAGTAGAGGAATGGCAAGAATATTTTTCATGGCAAATTTTGGCTGAGTCGCAGAATATTAATCCTGATTCAGTTTACTTACCTTTTAGCTTTGAGTTCCAAGCGGAAACAGCAAAGTATTCTGCTGATAACATTACATTCTCAATTTATAAGCAGTTTGCTTGCACTGACCGTTTTAAAGTTAGGCTTTCCTGTATCCAGCAAGAAGATAGTTTAGCTGCTGCTTTTGACTATGATGCTAACTTGTATAGTGTTGAAGATATCAAACGATTAGCCGAGCATTTTCAAACTTTATTAGAAAGTGCGATCGCTAATCCAGAAAGTGAGATTAGTAAGTTAGGGGTATTGAGCGATCGCCACTTTCACCAACTACTGCTCGAATTCAACAATGTAGAGACATTACATCCAACATCTTTACAGCAACGCACAGATAAATGCTTTCATCAGCTATTTGCGGAACAAGTACAGCGCAGACCTGACAGTATTGCAGTTGTATTTGAAGACCAAAAATTAACATACGCTGAACTAAACGCGCGTGCAAATCAACTCGCTCATTACCTACAAAAACTGGGAGTTAAACCAGAGGTATTAGTAGGAATTTGTGTAGAGCGTTCCTTAGAAGTTATTGTTGGTTTATTAGGTATTCTCAAAGCTGGCGGCGCATACCTACCGCTAGATCCCGCCTTACCAGCAGAGAATATAAATTTAAGATTAGAGGATGCCCAAACTTCAATCTTGTTAACTCAACAAGAATTATTTGTAGAGACATTCCATACAACGTCTGTACAAGAAAGCAGCATCCAAGTAATTTATTTAGATCAAGATTGGGACACCATTGCTACCGAAAGCACAGAAAATCCTCAAAACGATGTCAAGTGCGAAAATTTAGCTTACGTCATCTACACATCTGGCTCAACTGGAAAACCGAAGGGTGTTGCGATCGAACATCAACAATTACTCAATTACCTTAATGGCATCCTTGAACGCTTACATCTCCCACCAGGCGAAAGTTTTGCCAGTGTTTCCACCATTGCCGCCGATTTGGGCAACACCGCCATTTTCCCCGCACTTTGTACAGGTGGATGTCTACATATAGTTGCCAAAGAACGCGCTTCCGATCCTGAAGCCTTAGCAACTTATTTTAATCACCACCCCATCGACTGTTTAAAAATTGTTCCTTCTCACCTAGAAACCTTACTTACTTCTTCCCAATTCAAATCAATTCTGCCACGACAAAAATTAATTCTGGGAGGCGAAGCAGTACCCTGGAAATTAATTGAAAAAATCCAGCAGTTAGCGCCTGAATGCACCATTATTAACCACTATGGCCCCACTGAAGCAACTGTTGGCGTTCTGACTTATACAGTAGATAAAGACAGTGATAATCGCCAATCAGCAACAGTTCCATTAGGTCGCCCTATTGCCAATACGCAGATTTATTTACTAGACAAACATCTGCAACCCGTCCCCATCGGTGTTAAAGGCGAACTATATATTGGTGGTACAACTGTTGCGCGTGGTTATTTAAATCGCCCTGAACTGACTAGGGAAAAATTCATCCCTAATCTTTTCAATCACTCTGAAACTTCCCCCCTTAAAAAGGGGGGTTGGGGCGATCGCCTCTACAAAACTGGCGATTTAGCCCGCTACCTACCAGACAGCAACATTGAATTTCTTGGACGTGCTGACAATCAGGTAAAAGTTAGAGGCTACCGCATTGAATTAGAAGAAATTGCCGCCGTATTAAGCCAGTATCCAGATGTATCGCAGGCGATCGTTATTCAGCGCGAAGATATCCCTGGAGATCAACGTTTAGTTGCCTACATCGTTACTAATGTAGAGACGTTGTATACAACATCTCTACAAAATTCAACATCATCTCTGCGTGATTTCTTAAAAGCGAAGTTACCAGATTACATGATTCCTTCTGCCTTTGTAGTGCTAAAATCTTTACCCTTAACTGCCAACGGCAAAATAGATCGCCAAGCATTACCAGCACCAGCGCCAAGCGAGAAACAAGCTTTTGTATCTCCTCGTACTCCCATTGAGGAAGTGTTAGCAAGAATTTGGGCAGAACTTTTAGGTTTGCAGCGAGTAAGTGTTGAAGATAACTTCTTTGAGTTAGGCGGACATTCTTTACTGATGACGCAGTTAGTTGTCCGAGTGCGAGATACTTTTGAAATTGATTTACCCTTAAGTGTGGTGTTTGAAACTCCTACTATAGCTGGATTAGCAGCCAGCATTGACAGCACTATAGCAACAGGAAATGTTCGAGTTATTGCCTCCCAATTAGATCTCAATGCCGAAGCAGTTTTAGATTCTGCTATTCGTGCCGCAACGACCTTTACTTGGTCTACAACTGAGCCAACTGCTATCTTTTTAACTGGAGCAACAGGCTTTTTAGGTACTTTCTTGCTTCAAGAACTTTTAACACAAACTCAAGCAGATATTTATTGCTTAGTTCGTGCTAATAGTGATGATTCAGCTAAAAATAAGATTCAAAGTAGTTTGGAATCTTACGAACTTTGGCAGGAATCTTTTAGTTCTAGAATTATCCCAGTTTTGGGAGAATTATCTAAACCACTATTAGGGCTTTCCCCAGAGCAATTTCAATCACTAGCAAACCAGATAGATATCATCTATCACAATGGCGCATTAGTAAATTTTGTTTATCCCTACTCCGCACTCAAACCTGCCAACGTTTTAGGAACTCAGGAGATTTTACGTTTGGCAAGTCAAAGCAAACTTAAGCCAGTACATTTTGTTTCTACAACTAACGCGATTTCTCCGGCGAAAGGTTTTGGAGTAAAGATAATTAGGGAAAATGACAGTATCAATCCCGATGAGGTTATGGAAACAGGCTATGCCAAGAGTAAATGGGTAGCAGAAAAGTTAATTAATATTGCACGCGATCGCGGCATACCTGTCTGTATTTATCGCCCAGGAAGAATTGTTTGGCACAGCGAAACTGGAGTTGGTAACAAGAGCGATAATACCTTTAGAATGCTCAAAGGCTGCATTCAAATGGGTAGTGTTCCTCAGAGGGATGCAATGGTGAACTTGATTCCAGTCGATTTTGTTAGTAAAGCGATCGCGCATTTATCCAGACAAAAAGAATCACTAGGAAAAGCTTTTCATATCGTCAATCCCAACCCTGCTCCATTTAAAGATATTGTCAACTGGGTGCGTTCTTATGGCTATCCCTTGCGAGAAGTTTCAGACGAACAATGGCGCGAAGAATTACACAGTATTGTTGGCAAATCTCCAGATAATCCTCTCTATCCGCTCGTACCTTTCTGGTCTAAACCTCCAGAAGCAAATACCAGTTCGCCTCTCCTAAAATTTGACTGCCAAAATACCCTAAATGGGCTAGTTGAGACTAATATTAATTGTCCGCCAGTAAGTGTTCAACTATTGACTAAATTCCTGTCATACTTAATTAAAAAAGGTGTATTAAGTAGCCCAAGATCTAACCAAAATTAA